In Robbsia sp. KACC 23696, a single window of DNA contains:
- a CDS encoding efflux RND transporter periplasmic adaptor subunit, protein MQQRSKKATQRRARHRAVFATCVALSAAVAATLSGCGKSASPENADANQHAAPNVTVQTVQPRAIALVDTLSGRLSAVEDADVRPQVDGVVQKRLFTEGATVKAGQPLYQLDAASYQATYDTARGTLLKAEATAHAADLTAQRYQALLKINGVSQQDVENYVAAAREADADVIADRGTLESARVNLTRTRIVAPISGRIGKSSVTAGALVTADQTTALATIQSIDNMYLDVTRSSADGLRLRKAIAAGRITPASAAVTLMTEDGATYPIKGTLQFSDISVDTTTGSVTLRSVFPNPQHELLPGMFVSATFSEGTQQNALLVPQAIVSRGSGGLSTVLVVDGNNKVASRTVTADSAYGNQWIVTKGLQAGDRVIVDGLQSLSAGMTVTPVEQQATAANATAASSATAAPASAASASATAQ, encoded by the coding sequence ATGCAACAAAGATCAAAAAAGGCGACGCAGCGTCGCGCACGGCATCGGGCAGTATTCGCAACCTGTGTCGCGCTATCGGCCGCCGTAGCGGCCACATTGTCGGGCTGCGGAAAATCGGCTTCGCCCGAAAACGCGGATGCCAACCAACACGCTGCGCCGAACGTCACCGTTCAGACGGTGCAGCCTCGCGCCATTGCGCTCGTCGATACCTTGTCCGGCCGCTTGTCGGCGGTCGAGGATGCCGACGTGCGCCCGCAGGTCGACGGCGTCGTGCAAAAGCGTCTCTTCACCGAAGGGGCCACGGTGAAAGCGGGTCAACCGCTGTACCAACTGGATGCCGCCAGCTATCAAGCCACCTATGACACGGCACGCGGCACGCTACTGAAAGCCGAAGCCACGGCACACGCAGCCGATCTAACCGCGCAACGCTATCAGGCGTTGCTGAAAATCAATGGGGTCAGCCAGCAGGACGTCGAGAACTACGTCGCGGCCGCACGGGAAGCCGACGCCGACGTGATCGCCGATCGCGGCACATTGGAAAGTGCCCGCGTCAATTTGACGCGCACGCGTATCGTCGCACCGATCAGCGGTCGGATCGGCAAGTCGTCGGTGACGGCGGGCGCACTGGTCACGGCGGACCAAACCACCGCGCTGGCAACCATCCAATCGATCGACAACATGTACCTCGACGTCACGCGCTCGAGCGCGGACGGTCTGCGCCTGCGCAAGGCGATTGCGGCCGGCCGCATCACGCCGGCGTCGGCAGCGGTCACGCTGATGACGGAAGACGGTGCGACCTATCCGATAAAAGGCACGCTGCAGTTTTCCGACATATCGGTCGATACGACCACGGGGTCCGTCACATTGCGCTCCGTCTTCCCGAATCCGCAACACGAACTGCTTCCCGGTATGTTCGTCAGCGCGACCTTCAGCGAAGGCACCCAGCAGAACGCCCTGCTCGTTCCGCAGGCCATCGTGTCGCGCGGCTCCGGCGGCCTGTCGACGGTGTTGGTGGTCGATGGCAATAACAAGGTCGCCAGTCGTACCGTCACCGCGGATAGCGCCTATGGAAACCAATGGATCGTGACAAAAGGCCTGCAAGCGGGAGACCGCGTGATCGTCGACGGCCTGCAATCGCTCAGCGCCGGGATGACGGTGACGCCGGTCGAACAGCAGGCGACGGCGGCGAATGCGACCGCTGCGTCGAGCGCGACGGCCGCCCCGGCATCGGCCGCTTCGGCAAGCGCGACGGCGCAATAA
- a CDS encoding ATP-binding protein yields MSIADTWPRLAGGLRRGMRSLNSVFVRYALLAIVLLMLTQWIWIFLVGRQHARIEAAHIARVSAVVYGEARDANTPTLSASQQDRMAATLHFAFADVGPKGYPPGCPDGCVDTTDAVFGHQLLSDLPEHSRVVLDGHVSQIWLRYGNAERWLRVPVDSPAVERLLGASATMLALAIALALLGAWQIQRPLRRLARAARDLRIGIRPAPVRAVGPSEVKGLITDFNEMTREICDADQERAVMLAGVAHDLRAPLARMQVRAALIADERMQHGFLNDTAAMTRIVSQFLAFAGSESNRVGGDVPAPSSMGGPGTDLTSVDALCLQRYGQDDAMATSLASESAADGDAEETPMIRLALHAGPAFRLPTVDIDRILSNLIENGFAYGAPPLIIETHRQADRFTLAVRDHGAGIPQADIERVQRPFVRLDLARGAGAHSGLGLAIVRRLARSYDADMTVANVAERDGGGLRVALSFPVR; encoded by the coding sequence ATGAGTATCGCCGATACCTGGCCCCGTCTCGCGGGTGGCCTGAGACGCGGCATGCGCAGTTTGAATAGCGTCTTCGTACGTTATGCGCTGCTCGCCATCGTGTTGCTGATGCTGACCCAATGGATCTGGATATTTTTGGTCGGCAGGCAGCACGCCCGAATCGAAGCGGCGCACATCGCGCGGGTTTCGGCCGTGGTCTATGGCGAGGCAAGAGACGCCAATACGCCCACCTTGTCCGCCTCCCAACAGGACCGCATGGCCGCCACGCTGCATTTCGCCTTTGCCGACGTCGGCCCGAAAGGCTATCCGCCGGGCTGTCCCGATGGCTGCGTCGATACGACCGATGCCGTCTTCGGCCACCAACTGCTCTCGGACCTCCCCGAGCACAGTCGCGTGGTGTTGGATGGCCATGTATCGCAGATCTGGCTGCGCTACGGCAATGCGGAACGCTGGCTGCGCGTCCCCGTCGATTCGCCCGCGGTGGAACGTTTGCTGGGCGCGTCCGCGACGATGCTCGCCCTCGCCATTGCGCTGGCCTTGCTGGGCGCGTGGCAAATCCAGCGGCCCCTGCGGCGTCTGGCCCGCGCGGCGCGCGATCTGCGCATCGGCATTCGACCGGCGCCCGTCCGCGCCGTCGGACCCAGCGAAGTCAAGGGCTTGATCACCGACTTCAACGAAATGACCCGCGAGATCTGTGATGCCGATCAAGAACGCGCGGTCATGCTCGCCGGCGTCGCCCACGATCTGCGGGCGCCCCTTGCGCGAATGCAGGTCCGCGCCGCCCTCATCGCCGACGAGCGCATGCAACACGGCTTCCTGAACGACACCGCCGCGATGACGCGTATCGTCTCGCAATTCCTTGCGTTCGCCGGCAGCGAGTCCAATCGCGTCGGCGGCGACGTCCCGGCACCCAGCTCGATGGGCGGCCCCGGCACCGATTTGACGTCGGTGGATGCGCTATGCCTGCAACGCTATGGCCAGGACGATGCGATGGCGACGTCGCTCGCGTCGGAGAGCGCAGCAGACGGCGACGCCGAGGAAACGCCGATGATTCGCCTCGCGCTCCACGCCGGGCCGGCCTTCCGACTCCCCACCGTCGATATCGATCGGATCTTGTCGAACCTGATCGAGAATGGCTTCGCCTATGGCGCACCGCCTTTGATTATCGAGACGCACCGTCAGGCCGACCGTTTCACGCTCGCGGTTCGCGATCATGGCGCCGGCATTCCGCAAGCCGATATCGAGCGCGTGCAACGCCCCTTCGTGCGCCTCGACCTAGCACGAGGCGCTGGCGCGCACTCGGGGCTGGGCCTGGCCATCGTTCGACGCCTCGCCCGCTCCTACGATGCCGATATGACGGTGGCGAACGTCGCCGAGCGTGACGGCGGCGGCTTGCGCGTCGCCTTATCCTTTCCAGTTCGCTGA
- a CDS encoding response regulator → MPDVPCSVLLIDDDAALRALIETFFASRQIRAVTHADATDLPGHVMRLRPSIVVLDRMMPGIDGLQALRALRASGDTTPAIMLTALDEGVDRILGLESGADDYVGKPFMPQELLARIQAVLRRHHHIPETATGLPASAATRQPSGSDVPGVPAAIVPFATSQTPAPLRFGRFVLDFGMRRLQRNGETIRLTHSEFTLLSVLARHPHEALSRPRLLSLWHGGHAAASERGIDVPIFRLRRFLENDPGRPEIIQTIRSAGYMFVPPPAEDDTSPGEAPGGQP, encoded by the coding sequence ATGCCCGATGTACCGTGTAGTGTGTTGTTGATCGATGATGATGCCGCGTTGCGGGCCTTGATAGAGACATTCTTCGCGTCGCGCCAGATTCGCGCGGTGACGCACGCTGATGCGACAGACCTTCCGGGACACGTCATGCGCCTGCGCCCGTCAATCGTCGTGTTGGATCGCATGATGCCGGGTATCGACGGCCTGCAGGCGCTCCGCGCACTACGGGCAAGCGGTGACACCACGCCGGCGATCATGCTGACGGCGCTGGACGAAGGCGTCGATCGCATTCTCGGGCTCGAATCCGGCGCGGATGACTACGTCGGCAAACCGTTCATGCCGCAGGAATTGCTGGCCCGCATTCAGGCAGTACTGCGGCGTCATCACCATATTCCGGAGACGGCCACGGGCCTCCCCGCAAGCGCGGCCACCCGTCAGCCGTCGGGCAGCGATGTCCCCGGTGTGCCCGCCGCCATCGTTCCCTTCGCTACGTCACAAACGCCGGCGCCGCTCCGTTTCGGCCGCTTCGTCCTGGATTTTGGGATGCGGCGACTGCAACGCAATGGCGAAACGATCCGATTGACCCATAGCGAATTCACGCTGTTGAGCGTGCTGGCGCGTCATCCGCACGAGGCACTGTCACGGCCGCGATTGTTATCGCTATGGCATGGTGGCCATGCGGCGGCGAGCGAACGGGGGATCGACGTACCAATATTCCGCCTGCGCCGGTTTTTGGAAAACGACCCTGGTCGTCCTGAAATCATCCAGACAATCCGCAGCGCCGGTTATATGTTCGTTCCGCCGCCGGCGGAAGACGACACGTCGCCCGGCGAGGCGCCCGGGGGGCAGCCATGA
- a CDS encoding CsbD family protein, whose product MNKAQTEGIKDQVKGKTNELVGKVTGDKAQQAKGNLQQAAGKTEKAAGDAVERSKKTH is encoded by the coding sequence ATGAATAAGGCACAAACCGAAGGCATCAAGGATCAAGTCAAGGGCAAGACCAACGAGCTGGTTGGCAAGGTCACCGGTGACAAGGCGCAACAAGCCAAGGGTAATCTTCAGCAAGCCGCCGGTAAGACGGAAAAGGCTGCTGGGGACGCCGTCGAACGTTCGAA